The segment CTTTCAGTGACTAAAGCAAAAGATAATCTTTAAAGGATTGacattgaagagagaaaaactTCCAACTTTAAAATGGAGTACCGTGATTCTGCAATGAATGCCAAGTTCATAGTTCATTTGTAGAAGGCGGTCTTTTGCAATTAGCTCTGCTTCAGATGCTTTCCTACAAGCTTCTTTCACCTGTAGAAGTGTGAAATAGAGCATAGAATCAATTATTATCTTAAGATGATATTTGCCAATATAATGTGCGTATTAAAGTAGCACGCCATTGCTCAAATGAAATACTGAAGTTTGGAATAAAATGACTGCCCATCAATATTAGCATGTAATACAAAAACACGGCAgaaggtttttatttttatttttattttttttatttttttgtggttAGTTCATACAGAAATAGCTTAAACCAAGCCAAGTTTAACAGAAAAGGCATAGGAAAGATCAATATCTAGTTTATGCACATACCTTATTTGAATGATATCCAGCATCCCCTTCTTTTGTAATATCAGCATACTTTTCTAGGACACCACGGAGAAGCAACAATTCTTTCATCAAATCTGAAGCAACTTCTTCAGCATCTTGGAGTTGATTTCTAGAAAATTCAAATGCTCTTTCAGCATGGAGACGAAAAGAGGAACAGTTCAAACAATTGCAGATTCCTCTGCATCCTCGTGGGTTCCGTTTAAGAATTCCCTTTCTAACGTTGATGTGATTTTCTGGCAGAATACATGCTTCTATAGGTTTTAAGCTGTTCCTCTCAGAGAGTTTAGTACCATCAGAAACATATTCTGTAAAATTCGTGCAGTCTTCTGAAGTATTTGGAGATTGTTCGGCGGTCATTCTGGATCCTTCTCCACTCAGAGGCTCATAACTCGTAGCaagatatgatgatgagaatGCTTGATCATTTAATTGAGTGtccattttcaatttacattTCTCCAACATCTCCTGATCAGAGTGCAGCAGTAATTTTGGTGGTGATATTGGTGGTGATAGAAGTATATCATTGACTCCAGCAGGCATTAAAACTTCATCTGCTTCACAAACCACGTCGTTAATACTATTCGACAGAGGCATTGAGAGAGCATCTGAATTTCCATCGCATGGCATGTTGCAAGATACCAAGAATTCTGATTTATCCTGGGAATTGTGAGAATTTGAACTCGGTGGATCCAAATTCATAGTTGGCAATTCTTTCTCTGGTCTTGGACAGTCGATATTTCCCGAGGCACctgaaaatgtaaataaataaataaaaactaatctttaacatcatcaagaaGCATGGCTATATGGAAGGAAGATTATCATTGGTGGGAGTGGATGCGTACAGTTCTCTGGATTATCTTTGAAAAGATCCTCAAGGAATGGAAGCATCCTTCGATAGCTAACAGAAGCTTGGCTGTAGTTCAACTTCAGTTGTACAAGTGGGTTGCGAACCTAATAAGTTGTTGATTGTATTAGTAGCAATacacaaaatataaaacaacCCCACATTTGGATGATCAAATTGGATGTCACTCCCCAAAGCTGTAGAacattcataataaataatgtgcACTCGCCAAAAGTAATCATGCAGAACTTTTAGAGGTAGCAGAAGAGCAAACAAGTAAAACCATTAAATGTATCTCACCATTTTATTTCTAACATAGGTGCCATATTTCTTGTCACTCTCTGTAGCAATGTTGCAATGGTTTTCGCCAACAGTAGAACTACCAAGTTTTTCGTCTGCGCCTCGAGTACATCCCACTTTTTCatcccttctttcttccttcactGGGTTACAACCGATGTTAGAATCCAGTAATGACATCTTGAGTTCTTCATTGAAATGATCTTCTCTATTGACATCCTCAGAAATATTGTTACACAACTTCTCGGAAACATGGGACTTAAAGTTTTCTGCTTCTGATATAGCATAATTCCCACCATCAAGCCTCTCCATTCCGGAGGTTTTGGATTGTTCTTTAGAAGATCGATCCTCTGTATCATACTTTGTCGGTCTTTCGTCAATAAAAGATGCACAAACTACATTATCCTTTTTCAAACAAGAACCCTCTTCGACTAAAGTCGGGTCACTGTTTAAATCACTGCCATTCTGAAACTTTTTAGTATCACCATTATCAGGAGGTGGTAAATTTAGTTTCATAGTCTTACATGCATTCCCGGGGGCAAAAACCGCATTCTTTACACAAGTATCTGAATCAACGAAAGATGAACCATTGGCAGGATTACACAAATTAGATTCaatattttccttcttctccaaATTGTTCTCACGTTTTGAGTATGGATCACTTAGTAGGGTGACTGTAGTACATTAGCATTAAAAATAAGTTAGTCCTAAAAACAAATCTGGATAGACAGTAAAGAACATAGCGGGCACAAAACTTACATTTATCGCTATCCAGCAAAAAAGGCAGCATTCTTTTGTAGGCAATAGAGCCAGGTGCTTTGAATAACTTCCGTTTAGAACATGGTTTGAGCACCTGATTCATAATTACAAGACCCAAATTAGACCACCATAAACAAGAGAATATCAATAAGTATGCAAGTGGCATTAGTATACACAGTTATAATTATAATCCCATGACACCTATCAAAGAGACAACAGGACAACATTTGCAAGAAATCAAtgcacaagaaaataaaatccagCCAATGGTGAAATATTCAACTTAACGAGATATTTACCGATCCAGTTCTAGTAACAGAGTCAATTCTACAGTCAGCTTTCGCACAATTATCCCCTATGACACCTCCATTACTTGATCGAGGACATCCATTTGAAGAAGCCGCCACAAAACCCCCAGCTAGAAACTCCACATCAGGAGGTGTCGAATGAATCTGTTCTTCACTCTTCCCATTACATTTCCGATCCTCATCGCATTCAGCGTACCGATTAGACTTGCAAAAATTCTCGTTCCGAACCTCTGTAATCTCGGAGATTTTACCGACTCCACAATCTTCATTCAGACAAGTTCCATTCGCGGTCATCGGTCCTTCTTTGTCGCTAATCAGCTCTCCGGATGTCACCGAGGAGCGATTCTCTAGATTGGGGGAGAATACTCGCTTTAAACGTAGATCCTTCGCAACAAAATCCGAAACCCCATCCCCATCTTTCGAAGCAAGTTCATTCAGCTGCGATAGCGGCAGCATCTTAGGTTTTTTGCGAGGTAAGTGGAGGAATCCAGCTTGTAGAGCTCGAGGTTGATAAACAACGGAGGAACGTTTGGAAGCCATGGCACGAAGCTTTGATTCCATGGAGGTTTCTACCGAGAAAACTTGGAATCGATGGGCGACGATAGCGTACTGGAGAGGGAAGGAGGGAGAGCGGGAACAAGAGAAAATGGCGGGAAGTTTAGGGTGAAACTTCGCTGCGTTACTTTAATTGGCGGGAAATTCATGACTCGTTATTGGGCCGGGCTATATAAATAAATCCATGCCTTTATTGGGCCGGGCTTATAAAGAAATCCAGGCCTGTGCTCAAGCCCAACTGATTTGGGTTAaagaatcacgaatctcccTTTGAGAGTAAGCTCTCCgggttttgttttaaattttttcaaaacatctcatatcaatggagatagtgttattcacttataaactcatgatcttccactaaattaaccaaggtgggactcgctcccaacaatcctcaatacGATTAAGCAGCTAATTGAAGAACACGACACTAGATAGGGCCAGATCAAGGCCAAAACTCcaagagatagtattcctcacttataaactcataatcttccactaaattaaccaacgcGGGACTCACTCCTAACAACCCTCAACACGATTAAGCAGCTAATTGAAGAATACGACACTAGATTTGTAGGACCTAGATCGAGAGTGAGACAATTGTTAGGCCAAAACTCcaagagatagtattccttacttataaacccatgatcttccactaaattaacaaatgtgggactcactcccaacaaccCTCAACACTATTAAGCAGCTAATTGAAGAATACGACACTAGATTTGTAGGACCTAGATCGAGAGTGAGGCAATTGTTAGGCCAGATCAAGGCCAAAACTCcaagagatagtattcctcacttataaacgcatgatcttccactaaattaaccaacgtgggactcactcccaacaaccCTCAACACGATTAAGCAGCTAATTGAAGAACCCGACACTAGATTTGTAAAACTTAGATCGAGAGTGGGGCAATTGTTAGACCAAGTCAAAGCCAAAACTCGAAGGAAAGCCTAATCCCAAAAAGTCTCGAACCTCATGTGCAAAAATGAGGTTGGCCCACATGGGTCGACCTTTGGTGTACTCAACTATTATTGACCACACACGCATCCATATTTCATAATCAACCATAGCCTTAAATTTGAAGCTACCTGACCCAATTGGTAGCTCTAAATTTAATACCTCATTCAAATCTCATCAATGAGATGTCCATACTTTGTTgggagaaattaaattttaataattcaattggattaacttttttattaaaaaaaatgctaaaataTAAAAGCGAACAATAATGTATATTTCCTCGTGCTTATTAAAAAATCACAATTAATTATATGCATGAATCACGGATctctataatggtatgatattgtctcctttaaacataaactctggtggctttgttttgggcttttcgGTCTCATACAGATCGaaatagtattcctcactcaTAAACTTAtaatcttccactaaattaacaaataatatcaataacctaataaaaaaaatctttattttattttatattttctcttttttttttttacacgaTGAACATTAATAAAGATTAAACTTTAGTCATATTTCActgaataattattaaacttcTTACTATATAAAGTTGggaaatcaaaatatttgttatGCAATAacatttatgataaaaaaaagatagtaATAACAGAGATTTGGAGACATTTCAATCACTATTATCAATgtcttcaacaaaagctttgaGATTGAAGGTGGAGGAACCATGTTGAGCAATGGCTTTCGTAGCCAAATCCTTCCATTTCTTGGCATTTCCCACAATCTCATCCCTTCGTTCATTAGCTTCACTCCCCATAATCAAGTCCAAGCACCGCCTAATCTCTTCCCCCTCAACAAACCCCTCCGAGTTAGCCGCCACTCTCACCCCAATCTTCCACACATCTTCCACGAGCTTCGCATTAGTAGCTTGATCGATTTGCAGCGGAAAAGCCACCAACGGCACCCCCACCGCCATGCCTTCAATCGTCGAATTCCACCCACAATGGCTCATAAAACAACCCACCGAGGGATGATTCAACACTTCATCTTGACGACACCATCGCACGATTTTCCCATTCTCCTGTTCTTGTGCttcttcatcaatttttaCCCATAAAAACGTATACCCACTTAAAGCTTTCATGATTTCCTCTGCTTGTTTACTCTGCAACACCGAGACTGACCCAAATGAAACATAAATCACCGACGATTTCGCCTTGGAATTCAACCATTCCATGTAATTTTCACTTACAAATAATGGGTTGGACCCGTTTTTCCCATTTGATTTACCAATTGAAATCAATGGTCCAATTGGTATCATTTTCAACCCATCGATGGCCTTCACGGTTTGTTCCTCCAGTGCATCAAATGAGTTTATGAGTACTTTGGATTGGCTTTTTTGGTCGAGGAGTTCGATTTGTTGTTTGAGAAAAGGGAGAATTGCAGAGTGAGGGCTTGTCGGGGACAAGAACGACGGCATGTCCTTCTCGGTTAGCAACGGCAACCCCGGCAATTTTTGATTCGGAATGGTATCGCCATAGCCATGGAAGTAATGGTAATACAGAGCTAAGAGTGTTGCTGGTTGGACGAAGAGAAGCGCCGATGGGATGTGGAGAGCGGCGGCGACATCCGCCACCCAATGGAACAAAAGGGAATAGATGACAAAGGTGAAGGGATTCGAGGGGGTTTGTTCGTTGTGGGAAGTGATGAGTTTTGTTAGGGATTGGGAGCCGTGGTGCTTGAAGTCGGAGAATAATTGGGGGAAGGTGCGGTTGGGGTTGAGGGTTTCGTGGTCGCAGCCGTCGGAGAAAGGGGCGAAGGTGAGTAAGGGATGCGGGGTGGTTGTGTTGGTCAGGCGGCGATTTGCGGCGACGGTGGTGGCGAAGGTGACGTGATGGCCTAAGTTCGCGAGTCGATGGGCTAGCTCAAGGGATGGGTTTATGTGGCCATGGACGGGGAAACATACGAGAAGGAAATGATGGGCTCTCATGTTTTTGTAACCACAAGTTTGGTGTTCTTGGAGACGTGATGAGATGCTTTAAATCAAGTttggctatatatatatatatatatatatatatatatcatacaAGAGGATACAAGAGGATGGTCTGTATAAAGAGTCTACCTTATATAGATAACGTTCATAATTTGATCTAAATCGTTCATGTAaagacatgtaagtggggtatcctatacaatgagtttgtataagactggaccaCGCCCACTTTATAATCGTTACAACtcatttgatccaaatcgttcatgtggagacatgtaagtgggaTATCCTATACAAAGTTTGTTTTGGACCACGACCCActttataatcattacaaatgatttaaTCTAAATCGTCCCCATAATGTAAGTGGGGGTATTCTatacaataaatttgtataagattagaccaaaaaatatttaattacgGTTTGTAAGtctgttaattaaaaaaaattaatatttcacaaaatgatgattcaaatattatgcaactatatatatatataatttttatattaagtttaaattcagtttgataaacaatttttagaataattcatcaattaattaaaaatataaaacttttcttttattgagCCCAACATAATGTAAgcaaattgatttttttttttttttttttNtttttttttttttttttttttttttttttttttttttttttttttttgcctgtGAAAAATTTGGATGGGTAGAGATCTGACGGGACGTGTTTGTAATTTTAGGTAAGGAGCACATGGGattgaaacaagcaccgacACAGTGGTAATAAACAGTTTGATTCCTTCGTGTGGAAGAGTGGTTTCGGGAGTGAAGATGATCGTTGTTGTTATTTCAAGAAATACGTTGATTCATATGTGTTTTTACTCTTGTATTAGGAAGATAAACCATCGGAAGACAAACATGTTTTCAATATCTAAGAAGAAAGATTTGGGTGCAGTGAATCAGATTCTTGAGATAAGGATTTCTCGAGTTATATTTGTTAACACGTCAAATCTATATTAGAAGCAGTATATTGAGAAGATATTGCACAAATTCATGATGAATGATGCTAAAACTAGGACTGTTTTTTTGGCAAATCGTGTTAGCTTGTTATAGGGACAATCTCTCAAAACAATTGAGGAGCGTGAGCACATGACATTATTTCCATACGTCTTTGTAGTTAGGAGTTTGTGAGTGCTAATCTCAGTGGAGTCGTAGACTTTAGTGAAAGCACGTCTGAATATACCTACACTACATCTACTGAGACTGAGTATATGGCAATAGCTAGATCGggaaataagattttttatgCAAATAGTCAAAGTGTCATATACTTGGTGAAAATCCCGATCTATCGCTAAAAGACATAACACATCAAAAAACAATGTCATTTCACTTGTAAGTCAATGGAAGAAGGTGATACCTGTTTAAAAGACAAACATGCTGACAAAATgcgttgatgttggaaaattgagGATGTCCAAAACCTTAGTTGGTATGGTGCAATGAAGATACCGATGACAAGgacaataaatgaaataaaagttGACCGACCCATTAATCACTCTCCATATGAGATAATTATTCCGTTACAGAGcctaatttattaaatactgTATTATTTAGACCAGAGTTGTACATAAAACAAAgtcatttatataaaatatcaacCATTTATAGAATAgttttctaattaaatttggttaaataataatatttttatgctAAACATGTTTctaccatttaaaaataaaaaaacaataaagattttatttatttatttgtaaaagGCAGcactaatttaaataaagattatttaatattctagCAACCGAcattccataaataaataaataaataataaatttggaatttgtTGTCAGTTTCCAAATACAATTTAGTGGATACCAATTAAAagtttgtatttaatataattataaatatattttgtattaataaaaactgcactttttttttatatgcatatttttgttttatttttatctaatcccataattattattttttattatttatttgtaaccacgctaaaaaaaaataactttttgaaaataatatttaatattttattttatttaaaacaaaaatatgaataatgaCGTGAACCATTCGAACTAATTTAACTCAAAAATTTTATAGCTGACTTGAGTTCAGTAGttgagttgaaaaaaattaccatttaaataatttaaatttgactattgaaattaaaataattaaaatttacaagtTTGACTactgaaattaaaataattaaaatttacaatctaaataatttaagtttgactatcaaaattaaaataattaaaaatttacaatttaaataatttaagtttaactctggaaattaaaataattaaaatttacggtttaaataatttaagtttgactattgaaattaaaataattacctTATTTAGCTGACCATAAAAGGAAatcattcataaaaaaaaatgagaagttTAAAACCACGAGATGATGTGTCTAGACTCTTGTAGTTCTACGGCTCATGCTGAAGAGTTAAGgtttcttttgtaaaagacGAATAACAtgaatgagaataaaatacTCGATAAATATCTTACTTGTAGGTTTTAGTCGGTCATCTTATATCATACTAAAATAGCACGAAGACATAAGGTTTTCTAGGGGTTGTTTTCAATCTACCTAATATTTCAGTGACAAGAAATCGTACTTTTTAGGTAGATATTGAACGTCCAGACTCAAAGAACTTGCAAAATGGGCCATAGGATCTTAAAAGTCCAAATAAAGTTGATGTGATAGTAACCTAACATAGATCTACACGTGTGAGTTCTACGTGAATtcagttgagttgggttgaagaatttttttgaattaatcTAAAATTCTGGGTTAGCGGTCCAAACAACTCGAATAAATTTCACTATTGAACTTAATCCTGCTCgttcatgaaatatttaaatgctAACACTGAAgggattttaattttccatcGATATTTTGGATTCCTTTGaagtaaattattttaagggGCCGTTTAGTCGgaggttttgttttgtgttggttaacagttttatttttctcgttGATAAAGATTTTGATTACCAATTGTGAGACCTTAGATTGACGGGAGAGGATAATGAAACATTTATTGTAAATGTGTGAAaaagactgacgacgatacgtaacgggttgaagtagacaatatctactagcggtagacttgggtaattacaaatagtataagaGCCCATCACTGGACGGTGCGAGACACTAGTCGAAGTAAGGCTAAACCCTTTCCATAGTAGATGTGTTTattgtgaggtctcacatcgattagagacgagaacaaaacatttttttttaaagacgtgaaaatctctctataATAGACGCTTTTAAAATCGTAAAGTTGACGACGGtctgtaacgggtcaaagcggacaatatctgttttTACGTTACAAATTCACATGGGTTAGTTTTATGTCGGTCCCCTTTTCCCTTTccttataattataaataaaactttattttaaatatagttaaataattaatcaactcattaatatttatttaaccaAATCAATAtaatagtttatttaatttaacaaccaataataatttattaaaacaactgcttaatttattaaatgaatgttatcactcaaaattaaattaataaaatattccaaaaatttcaattctcaacttcaaaaaaatattcttaaactaaaaataaaaaataaaaaaatatttttaaagtttgtttttaagtttaaattattattaaaacggTTGAAAATctagagatattttttaaacaaaatttagagatatttttattaaattatataattaattttttaatttgataattgtTCAAACTATTTAAATTTGGAAGCTTATATAATCGTATTAAATTaagactaaaataataataataaggcataaacaaaaattaaattgattaatatgattttaataatttaactttgaattaattaattgttgttagtttatttttattaaattaattaacgtaataaaattattgaatgtgaaattacataaatattgttttattgatttataagCGAACTTTCCCGTTAGCAAATTCGCGCGCCGATTTCAGGCGTCTCCGCGCACCTATTTCTTAGGGTTTATTCAGAAAGAGAAACCTTTGAGAGAGTGTGCTGCTGAGTTTTCGAAGATCCTGCTCGCCAATTTGCTTACAAGCTCCGTTTATGGTTCTACAAACGAGAATTAACAGAGTATTTGCTGCAGATTCTTGAGTGGGCTTGATCCGACGTGCTCAATTGAAGCTGCCATGGGCTCTTCGAAGAGAAAAGTGGTCGAAGATACGCCCAGAGAATCTTCACCGAAGCACCACAGAACCAATGAACCTGCTATGGTTGAGGACGAACCAGTTGCGTGTGTCCATGATGTGTCCTACCCCGAGGGTTCTTATAATCCTCTCCCATCAATAAATCTCTCTTCCACTGGAGAGAAGTTGGAACCGGCTAAGGTGTTTCCTTTCTCTCTGGACCCCTTTCAGTCCGAGGCTATCAAGTGCTTGGAGATTGGAGAATCTGTTATGGTAACTTTATCCAACCTCTCATTGGTTTCTTTGGCTATTGCTCGAGTTCATtgatggttttttttatttttatttttatttttttatttatatattattattccaTGGGGATAAATCATATGAACAAGTGTGAGTGTATAAAGAAAGTATTTCTGAAGTTTTTTCTTAGAGGAACTTGTGTTTGCTGAAATGAATGCACTTGGCCTTTATGTTTAGTAGATTTAGATGGGCAATACTAGAGTTGTGTGGCTTCTGCTCCATTCGCAAGAGAATGTAATATGTGTTTCAGGTTAGTTGGTAGTGATTTGTGAGCAGTAGCCGTCGTTACTAAGTATCATCAGAACTTATTAAATGAATTCTGTTTTCAGTTTGAAAACACGAGCATTCAATAGGAGGTTGAATTTGATCATGTTTTTCAGTAGTTATATTACATACACTTTGTACCCCCCTCTCTCCAAAGTTTGAATGTCGAATACTATAATGTTTAGCTGATCCTATTACTTGCAATTGGTTATCCTTCTCTTTCAGATTGGAAACCGTTACTAAAGTAATCTTGCTCAGTAATTCATGAGTTGAGCATAATGCTAAAAGCCCCTTGGATTTTTTCTAAAGGTTACTGATCAAATCGCTTAGGATTGTGTAGTTGCCTTATTGTATATCTGTCGTTCAGTTTCAGGCAGAATAGAAGTTCTGATCAAATATATTGAATACACAGAGAGTAGAAAGGTTGGAACCTTACAATAATATGAATGAACTTATAATAACTAATACGCTTAACTTCCATGTGAAAATCATAACCCAGTCATTTTTATACATCTCAACTCTAGTTTGGTTGATTTTTAGATTTGAGTAAGTTATATAATCTGTTATTTGATAGGTGTCTGCCCATACATCAGCTGGTAAAACTGTTGTGGCATTGTATGCAATTGCCATGTCTCTCCGGAATAAACAGCGTGTCATATATACCTCGCCAATCAAGGCCCTCAGCAACCAAAAGTATAGGGAATTTAAAGAAGAATTCTCAGATGTTGGTTTAATGACTGGGGATGTGACTATTGAACCAAATGCTTCTTGTCTGGTGTGCTTCTTACTCACTACT is part of the Cucurbita pepo subsp. pepo cultivar mu-cu-16 chromosome LG12, ASM280686v2, whole genome shotgun sequence genome and harbors:
- the LOC111806447 gene encoding uncharacterized protein LOC111806447, which codes for MESKLRAMASKRSSVVYQPRALQAGFLHLPRKKPKMLPLSQLNELASKDGDGVSDFVAKDLRLKRVFSPNLENRSSVTSGELISDKEGPMTANGTCLNEDCGVGKISEITEVRNENFCKSNRYAECDEDRKCNGKSEEQIHSTPPDVEFLAGGFVAASSNGCPRSSNGGVIGDNCAKADCRIDSVTRTGSVLKPCSKRKLFKAPGSIAYKRMLPFLLDSDKFTLLSDPYSKRENNLEKKENIESNLCNPANGSSFVDSDTCVKNAVFAPGNACKTMKLNLPPPDNGDTKKFQNGSDLNSDPTLVEEGSCLKKDNVVCASFIDERPTKYDTEDRSSKEQSKTSGMERLDGGNYAISEAENFKSHVSEKLCNNISEDVNREDHFNEELKMSLLDSNIGCNPVKEERRDEKVGCTRGADEKLGSSTVGENHCNIATESDKKYGTYVRNKMVRNPLVQLKLNYSQASVSYRRMLPFLEDLFKDNPENCASGNIDCPRPEKELPTMNLDPPSSNSHNSQDKSEFLVSCNMPCDGNSDALSMPLSNSINDVVCEADEVLMPAGVNDILLSPPISPPKLLLHSDQEMLEKCKLKMDTQLNDQAFSSSYLATSYEPLSGEGSRMTAEQSPNTSEDCTNFTEYVSDGTKLSERNSLKPIEACILPENHINVRKGILKRNPRGCRGICNCLNCSSFRLHAERAFEFSRNQLQDAEEVASDLMKELLLLRGVLEKYADITKEGDAGYHSNKVKEACRKASEAELIAKDRLLQMNYELGIHCRITCSQRPNVRFSSEVERIEIEDGK
- the LOC111807670 gene encoding crocetin glucosyltransferase, chloroplastic-like encodes the protein MRAHHFLLVCFPVHGHINPSLELAHRLANLGHHVTFATTVAANRRLTNTTTPHPLLTFAPFSDGCDHETLNPNRTFPQLFSDFKHHGSQSLTKLITSHNEQTPSNPFTFVIYSLLFHWVADVAAALHIPSALLFVQPATLLALYYHYFHGYGDTIPNQKLPGLPLLTEKDMPSFLSPTSPHSAILPFLKQQIELLDQKSQSKVLINSFDALEEQTVKAIDGLKMIPIGPLISIGKSNGKNGSNPLFVSENYMEWLNSKAKSSVIYVSFGSVSVLQSKQAEEIMKALSGYTFLWVKIDEEAQEQENGKIVRWCRQDEVLNHPSVGCFMSHCGWNSTIEGMAVGVPLVAFPLQIDQATNAKLVEDVWKIGVRVAANSEGFVEGEEIRRCLDLIMGSEANERRDEIVGNAKKWKDLATKAIAQHGSSTFNLKAFVEDIDNSD